The Caballeronia sp. Lep1P3 genome window below encodes:
- the cheA gene encoding chemotaxis protein CheA, giving the protein MTLDITQFYQTFFDEADELLAQMEQLLLVLDIANPDPEDLAAIFRAAHSIKGGAATFGFTALTETTHILESLLDRARNNELVLRRDMIDTFLATKDVLSDQLAAYRASAEPDAAAAAAICAKLERLKSEDAEPHAAPAVEEAHTLAVVQAEAAPAYEGPNAPPAHVIAQAAEAIEDDGNWDGAFELADCAANANANANANANATNEEAGPHLKITLRGVGEKDLATLTEELGNLGSIVGEKKTDAELVLWLDSDVSADDIVAVCCFVIDESQIAIGRGDAQRSAPAEAVQHALQAQPDVSQAQDAPASAADQKQEEAAKAAAQPAAAIPSPETQQKTAAGDAEKKARPAAAASAEGSSIRVGVEKVDQLINLVGELVITQAMLAETTSAFDPALHDRLFNGMAQLERNARDLQEAVMSIRMMPMDYVFSRFPRLVRDIAGKLGKDVELVTFGQATELDKSLIERIIDPLTHLVRNSLDHGIETVEARRAAGKPATGQLVLSAAHHGGNIVIEVSDDGAGLRRDKILAKAQKQGMQVSESMSDEEVWQLIFMPGFSTAEQVTDISGRGVGMDVVKRNIQSMGGHVEIMSRQGAGTTTKIVLPLTLAILDGMSVKVGNEIFILPLNFVMESLQPVAEDIYTVANGERVVRVRGEYLPLIALHSVFDVEGARTEPTQGIVTILQTEGRRMAMLIDELVGQQQVVVKNLETNYRKVHGISAATILGDGSVALIVDVAALNRESRVQHSHTH; this is encoded by the coding sequence ATGACACTCGACATTACCCAGTTCTATCAAACCTTCTTCGACGAAGCCGATGAACTGCTCGCGCAGATGGAGCAGCTGCTGCTCGTTCTCGATATCGCCAATCCCGATCCCGAGGACCTCGCGGCCATCTTCCGCGCGGCGCATTCGATCAAGGGCGGCGCGGCGACGTTCGGCTTCACCGCGCTCACCGAGACGACGCACATTCTCGAATCGCTGCTGGATCGCGCGCGCAACAACGAACTGGTGCTTCGCCGCGACATGATCGACACGTTCCTCGCGACCAAGGACGTGCTCTCGGACCAGCTCGCCGCGTATCGCGCGAGCGCGGAGCCGGATGCGGCCGCTGCCGCCGCGATCTGCGCGAAGCTCGAGCGCCTGAAGAGCGAAGACGCCGAGCCGCACGCAGCGCCGGCTGTCGAAGAGGCGCATACGCTCGCGGTGGTCCAAGCGGAAGCCGCGCCGGCCTACGAAGGCCCGAATGCGCCGCCGGCGCACGTCATCGCGCAGGCCGCCGAAGCGATCGAGGACGACGGCAACTGGGACGGCGCGTTCGAACTCGCGGACTGCGCCGCAAACGCGAACGCGAACGCGAACGCAAACGCAAACGCAACGAATGAAGAAGCAGGACCCCACCTGAAAATTACGCTACGGGGGGTGGGCGAGAAGGACCTGGCGACCTTGACCGAGGAGCTGGGGAACCTGGGCAGTATCGTCGGAGAAAAAAAGACTGATGCCGAACTCGTGCTTTGGCTCGATTCGGACGTCTCCGCCGACGACATCGTGGCCGTGTGCTGCTTCGTGATCGATGAATCGCAGATCGCGATCGGCCGTGGCGACGCGCAGCGAAGCGCACCGGCAGAGGCGGTGCAGCACGCGCTACAGGCGCAGCCGGACGTATCGCAGGCGCAGGACGCGCCCGCATCCGCGGCTGACCAAAAACAAGAAGAAGCGGCGAAGGCGGCGGCGCAACCGGCCGCCGCCATCCCGTCGCCCGAAACACAGCAGAAAACCGCCGCAGGCGACGCCGAAAAGAAGGCGCGGCCGGCAGCAGCGGCATCGGCGGAAGGCAGCTCGATTCGCGTCGGCGTGGAGAAGGTCGATCAGCTCATCAACCTGGTCGGCGAACTCGTCATCACGCAGGCGATGCTCGCGGAAACGACGAGCGCATTCGATCCCGCGCTGCACGACCGCCTTTTCAACGGCATGGCGCAGCTCGAGCGCAACGCGCGCGACCTGCAAGAGGCCGTCATGTCCATCCGCATGATGCCGATGGATTACGTATTCAGCCGCTTCCCGCGACTCGTGCGCGATATCGCCGGCAAGCTGGGCAAGGACGTGGAACTCGTCACGTTCGGTCAGGCGACCGAACTCGACAAGAGCCTGATCGAGCGCATCATCGATCCGCTCACGCACCTCGTGCGGAACTCGCTCGATCACGGCATCGAGACCGTGGAAGCGCGCCGCGCGGCGGGCAAGCCTGCGACCGGGCAACTCGTGCTGTCGGCGGCGCATCACGGCGGCAACATCGTCATCGAAGTGAGCGACGACGGCGCCGGACTTCGCCGCGACAAGATTCTCGCGAAGGCGCAGAAGCAGGGCATGCAGGTCAGCGAATCGATGAGCGACGAAGAAGTGTGGCAGCTCATCTTCATGCCGGGCTTCTCGACCGCCGAACAGGTGACGGACATTTCCGGGCGCGGCGTCGGCATGGATGTGGTCAAGCGCAACATCCAGTCGATGGGCGGTCACGTCGAGATCATGTCGCGCCAGGGCGCGGGCACGACGACGAAGATCGTGCTGCCGCTCACGCTCGCGATTCTCGACGGCATGTCGGTGAAGGTCGGCAACGAAATCTTCATTCTGCCGCTCAACTTCGTGATGGAGTCGCTGCAGCCCGTCGCCGAGGACATCTACACGGTGGCGAACGGCGAACGCGTGGTGCGCGTGCGCGGCGAATATCTGCCGCTCATCGCGCTGCATTCGGTGTTCGACGTCGAAGGCGCGCGCACCGAGCCGACGCAGGGCATCGTCACGATCCTGCAAACGGAAGGCCGGCGCATGGCCATGCTGATCGACGAACTCGTCGGCCAGCAGCAAGTGGTCGTGAAGAACCTCGAAACGAATTACCGCAAGGTGCACGGCATCTCGGCGGCGACGATTCTCGGCGACGGCAGCGTCGCGCTGATCGTCGACGTGGCCGCGCTCAATCGCGAATCGCGAGTGCAGCACTCGCACACTCACTAA
- a CDS encoding response regulator has translation MIKNILAIDDSAAMRQILSATLTTAGYEVTLAADGNEGLECALAERFDLVLTDHHMPVKSGLDLIVELRANHAYKATPILVLTTEDGEPFKDAARAAGATGWIEKPLDPDLLTEVVATLAQTQAH, from the coding sequence ATGATCAAGAACATTCTGGCAATCGACGATTCCGCCGCCATGCGGCAAATCCTCAGCGCCACGCTGACGACCGCGGGCTACGAAGTGACGCTCGCCGCCGACGGCAACGAAGGGCTCGAATGCGCGCTCGCCGAGCGCTTCGATCTGGTGCTCACCGATCACCACATGCCGGTGAAAAGCGGGCTCGACCTGATCGTCGAATTGCGGGCGAACCACGCGTACAAGGCGACGCCGATCCTCGTGCTGACGACCGAAGACGGCGAGCCGTTCAAGGACGCGGCGCGCGCGGCGGGCGCGACGGGCTGGATCGAAAAGCCGCTCGACCCGGACCTGCTGACCGAAGTGGTCGCGACGCTCGCGCAGACGCAGGCGCACTGA
- the motB gene encoding flagellar motor protein MotB, producing MSVDKDRPIFIKRVVGKGAKGHHGGAWKLAYADFMTAMMAFFLLMWLLSSTSPVQRRGIAEYFQMPLKAAMVGGKTVGMDNSIITGGGRDISSNEPGDARRSDGRTQLADRSSSKPDEQFLKEAQGELERREQARLHDLQVKLMAAIEANPTLHQFKQQIRIESTQQGLRIEIVDTQKRPMFALSSDAVQPYMRDILREIGRTLNDVPNHIVVQGHTDAVKYAGGEKGYSNWELSADRANASRRELIAGGMDEAKVLRVLGLASTQNLDKQDPLDPENRRISVIVLNHRAEASMMRDDGGAAATLDNGGETAIGQFMPAALTQ from the coding sequence ATGAGCGTCGACAAGGACCGGCCCATTTTCATCAAGCGCGTCGTCGGCAAGGGCGCGAAGGGGCATCACGGCGGCGCGTGGAAGCTCGCGTATGCGGACTTCATGACCGCGATGATGGCGTTCTTCCTGCTGATGTGGCTGCTGTCGTCCACGTCGCCGGTGCAGCGGCGCGGCATCGCGGAGTACTTTCAGATGCCGCTCAAGGCCGCGATGGTCGGCGGCAAGACCGTCGGCATGGACAACAGCATCATCACCGGCGGCGGGCGCGACATTTCCAGCAACGAACCGGGCGATGCGCGCAGGTCCGACGGCCGCACGCAGCTTGCGGACCGCTCGTCGTCGAAACCCGACGAGCAGTTCCTCAAAGAGGCGCAAGGTGAACTCGAGCGGCGCGAACAGGCGCGGCTGCACGATCTTCAGGTGAAGCTGATGGCCGCGATCGAAGCGAACCCGACGCTGCATCAGTTCAAGCAGCAGATTCGCATCGAATCGACGCAGCAGGGCTTGCGCATCGAGATCGTCGATACGCAGAAGCGCCCGATGTTCGCGCTCTCGAGCGACGCCGTGCAGCCGTATATGCGCGACATCCTGCGCGAAATAGGCCGCACGCTCAACGACGTGCCGAACCATATCGTCGTGCAGGGCCACACCGACGCCGTGAAGTACGCGGGCGGCGAGAAGGGCTACAGCAACTGGGAACTGTCGGCGGACCGCGCGAACGCGTCGCGGCGCGAATTGATCGCGGGCGGCATGGACGAAGCCAAGGTGCTGCGCGTGCTCGGCCTCGCGTCCACGCAGAACCTCGACAAGCAAGACCCGCTCGATCCGGAGAACCGGCGCATCAGCGTCATCGTCCTGAATCACCGCGCGGAAGCGTCGATGATGCGCGACGACGGCGGCGCCGCCGCGACGCTCGACAACGGCGGGGAGACGGCCATCGGCCAGTTCATGCCGGCGGCGTTGACGCAATAA
- the motA gene encoding flagellar motor stator protein MotA: MLIFVGTLVTLLSVFGGYALEGGHLGALVQPVEILMIAGAGIGAFILGNGMKTIKATLFVIPTLFKGSKYNKDVYMELMGLLYVLLAKARKEGTLTLEADIDDPHKSPIFSQYPKLLADHHIVEFMTDYLRLMVGGNMNAFEIESLMDEEIETHHVEGEAPAQALSKVGDAMPAFGIVAAVMGVVHTMASADQPPAILGEMIAQALVGTFLGILLSYGFIAPLSNIAEQRAAEQTKMFQCIKVTILASLNGYAPAIAVEFGRKVLFSTERPSFSELEEHVRRVKAK, translated from the coding sequence GTGCTGATTTTCGTTGGAACGCTCGTCACGCTGTTGTCCGTTTTCGGCGGTTATGCGCTCGAAGGCGGTCATCTCGGCGCGCTCGTGCAGCCGGTCGAAATTCTGATGATCGCCGGCGCGGGCATCGGCGCGTTCATCCTCGGCAACGGCATGAAGACCATCAAGGCGACGCTCTTCGTCATTCCCACGCTCTTCAAGGGCTCCAAGTACAACAAGGACGTGTACATGGAGCTGATGGGCCTGCTCTACGTGCTGCTCGCCAAAGCGCGCAAGGAAGGCACGCTCACGCTCGAAGCGGACATCGACGATCCGCACAAAAGCCCGATCTTCAGCCAGTACCCGAAGCTGCTCGCGGACCATCACATCGTCGAGTTCATGACCGATTATTTGCGCCTCATGGTCGGCGGCAACATGAACGCGTTCGAGATCGAAAGCCTGATGGACGAGGAGATCGAGACGCATCACGTCGAAGGCGAAGCGCCCGCGCAGGCGCTCTCGAAAGTGGGCGACGCGATGCCCGCGTTCGGCATCGTCGCCGCGGTGATGGGCGTCGTGCATACGATGGCCTCCGCCGACCAGCCGCCCGCGATTCTCGGTGAGATGATCGCGCAGGCGCTCGTCGGCACGTTCCTCGGCATCCTGCTTTCGTATGGGTTCATCGCGCCGCTCTCGAACATCGCGGAGCAACGCGCCGCCGAGCAGACGAAGATGTTCCAGTGCATCAAGGTGACGATCCTCGCGAGCCTGAACGGTTACGCGCCCGCGATCGCCGTGGAGTTCGGCCGCAAAGTGCTTTTCTCGACCGAGCGCCCGTCGTTCTCCGAACTGGAAGAGCACGTCCGCCGCGTGAAGGCGAAGTGA
- the flhC gene encoding flagellar transcriptional regulator FlhC, with protein MATRSVIAEVRETTLAIELIELGARLQLLEAETNLSRDRLIRLYKELKGASPPKGMLPYSTDWFLTWQPNIHSSLFHAIFRFIVAHGGGSLTGIQSIVKSYRLYLEHMSLHGEEPVLSLTRAWTLVRYFDSGMLQTNACTRCGGHFVAHAYDLRPGYVCGLCQPPSRAGKTGKARARQPASNAASVAAPVAA; from the coding sequence ATGGCGACCCGAAGCGTGATCGCTGAAGTCCGCGAGACCACGCTCGCGATCGAACTCATCGAGCTGGGCGCGCGCCTGCAATTGCTCGAAGCCGAGACGAATCTGTCGCGCGACCGGCTCATCCGGCTCTACAAGGAGTTGAAGGGCGCGTCGCCGCCCAAGGGCATGCTGCCGTACTCGACCGACTGGTTCCTGACGTGGCAGCCGAACATTCATTCGTCGCTCTTTCACGCGATCTTCCGGTTCATCGTTGCGCACGGCGGCGGCTCCCTGACCGGCATCCAGTCGATCGTGAAGAGCTATCGCCTGTATCTGGAACACATGTCGCTTCACGGCGAGGAACCGGTGCTCTCGCTCACGCGCGCATGGACGCTCGTGCGCTACTTCGACTCCGGCATGCTGCAAACCAACGCCTGCACGCGCTGCGGCGGACACTTTGTCGCGCATGCCTACGATCTGCGGCCCGGCTATGTCTGCGGCCTGTGCCAGCCGCCATCGCGCGCGGGCAAGACCGGCAAGGCGCGCGCCCGGCAGCCCGCATCGAACGCGGCCTCCGTGGCGGCTCCGGTCGCCGCCTGA
- the flhD gene encoding flagellar transcriptional regulator FlhD, whose protein sequence is MTATNTSALAEIREVNLAYLLLAQRLLQDDRMSAMYRLGLSGEVADVLSALTLAQAVKVASSSHLLCRFRFDDHTILASLADKDKSPAFAQAHAAILLADAPVAQIG, encoded by the coding sequence ATGACGGCCACGAATACGAGCGCCCTCGCGGAAATCCGCGAGGTGAACCTGGCGTACCTGCTCCTCGCGCAGCGGCTGCTCCAGGACGACCGCATGTCGGCGATGTACCGCCTCGGGCTCTCCGGCGAGGTCGCGGATGTGCTTTCGGCGCTGACGCTCGCGCAGGCGGTGAAGGTGGCGTCGTCGAGCCATCTGCTGTGCCGCTTTCGTTTCGACGACCACACGATTCTGGCGTCGCTCGCCGACAAGGACAAAAGCCCGGCGTTCGCGCAGGCGCACGCCGCGATCCTGCTCGCCGACGCGCCCGTCGCCCAGATCGGCTAA
- a CDS encoding glycosyltransferase family 4 protein, with the protein MRIAQIAPLHEAVPPKFYGGTERVVSYLTDALVDLGHDVTLFASGDSQTRATLEAAWPRALRLDPTIRDPLAPHMLLLETVRRRAHEFDVLHFHLDYMPFPLFTQLDTPFVTTLHGRLDLPELQPMFNTFTKANVISISDNQRGPLPQANWLNTVYHGLPENLLTPQPEKKPEYLAFLGRICPEKRADLAIKIAAQSGLPLKIAAKVDKVDQDYFKSTIEPLLSQAHVEFIGEINEAQKPEFLSGAKALLFPIDWNEPFGLVMIESMACGTPVIAFNRGSVPEVIDHGVTGFICEDVQGAVGALQRIDELSRTEIRAQFERRFSAQTMAQNYVDTYAAMLQAAKRPVLRQVALG; encoded by the coding sequence ATGCGAATCGCACAAATTGCACCGTTGCACGAAGCAGTCCCCCCGAAGTTTTACGGCGGCACTGAGCGCGTGGTGTCCTATCTGACGGATGCGCTCGTCGACCTCGGCCACGATGTAACCTTGTTCGCAAGCGGCGATTCGCAAACCCGGGCGACGCTCGAAGCCGCGTGGCCGCGCGCCTTGCGGCTCGATCCGACGATCCGCGATCCGCTCGCGCCGCACATGCTGCTGCTGGAAACGGTCCGCCGCCGCGCGCACGAATTCGACGTGCTGCACTTTCACCTCGACTACATGCCGTTCCCGCTTTTCACGCAGCTCGACACGCCGTTCGTCACGACCCTGCACGGCCGCCTCGATCTGCCGGAACTGCAGCCGATGTTCAACACGTTCACGAAGGCGAACGTCATCTCGATTTCGGACAACCAGCGCGGGCCGCTGCCGCAGGCGAACTGGCTGAACACGGTCTATCACGGCCTGCCCGAGAATCTGCTGACGCCGCAGCCGGAGAAGAAGCCCGAATATCTGGCGTTTCTCGGCCGCATCTGCCCGGAAAAGCGCGCCGATCTGGCTATCAAGATCGCGGCGCAAAGCGGGCTGCCGCTGAAGATCGCGGCGAAGGTGGACAAGGTGGATCAGGACTATTTCAAGTCGACCATCGAGCCGCTCCTGTCGCAGGCGCATGTCGAATTCATCGGCGAAATCAACGAAGCGCAGAAGCCGGAGTTTCTTTCGGGTGCGAAGGCGCTGCTCTTCCCGATCGACTGGAACGAGCCGTTCGGCCTCGTGATGATCGAATCGATGGCGTGCGGCACGCCGGTGATCGCGTTCAACCGCGGCTCGGTGCCCGAAGTGATCGACCACGGCGTGACCGGCTTCATCTGCGAAGACGTGCAGGGCGCAGTCGGCGCGCTGCAACGCATCGACGAGTTGTCGCGCACGGAGATTCGCGCGCAGTTCGAGCGGCGCTTCAGCGCGCAGACGATGGCGCAGAACTACGTCGACACCTACGCGGCGATGCTTCAGGCCGCGAAGCGCCCGGTGCTTCGTCAGGTCGCCCTCGGCTAA
- a CDS encoding transposase, which produces MTEDRDLRSRLVVGAKRDGRREYDPQAREELVQLCMTSGVSIARTAMQYGLNPNLLREWITRYQKTHAARNSADKELRPADRASLDVTPPALRTDATDVPSPFVPVVQGAVTVERAVSARTPSITVALHIRLPNGVEFDIAEATIDELTTVVQMLGRMPCSGSTII; this is translated from the coding sequence ATGACAGAAGATCGAGACTTGCGTAGCCGTCTGGTAGTCGGCGCGAAACGGGATGGTCGCCGGGAATACGATCCGCAAGCCCGCGAGGAACTGGTCCAGTTGTGCATGACGTCCGGCGTTTCGATAGCCCGGACGGCGATGCAATACGGCTTGAACCCGAATCTGTTGCGCGAGTGGATCACGCGCTATCAGAAGACACATGCGGCGCGGAATTCGGCGGATAAGGAACTGAGACCAGCAGACAGGGCATCGCTTGATGTCACGCCGCCTGCCTTGCGGACTGACGCGACCGACGTGCCATCACCATTTGTACCGGTCGTTCAGGGGGCTGTGACGGTTGAACGAGCGGTGTCCGCGCGCACACCATCGATCACGGTTGCCTTGCACATACGTTTGCCTAACGGTGTTGAGTTCGACATCGCAGAGGCGACCATCGACGAGCTGACCACCGTGGTCCAGATGCTCGGGAGGATGCCGTGTTCCGGTTCGACGATAATCTGA
- the tnpB gene encoding IS66 family insertion sequence element accessory protein TnpB (TnpB, as the term is used for proteins encoded by IS66 family insertion elements, is considered an accessory protein, since TnpC, encoded by a neighboring gene, is a DDE family transposase.), which yields MFRFDDNLKVYLHRDPVDFRYGMNSLSILVEQSMRLNPMDTSLYIFGNRRRDRIKILGWDGSGFWLFIKRLESSHFIWPDNKAEIVTMTSNVLHALLDGDDITAIRRHPKQEYRRVS from the coding sequence GTGTTCCGGTTCGACGATAATCTGAAGGTCTACCTGCACCGCGATCCTGTCGACTTCCGCTACGGCATGAACAGTCTGTCGATTCTCGTCGAGCAGTCGATGCGCCTAAATCCGATGGACACGTCGCTTTACATCTTCGGAAACCGACGTCGTGACCGGATAAAGATACTTGGCTGGGACGGCAGTGGTTTCTGGCTTTTTATAAAACGATTGGAGAGCAGCCACTTCATCTGGCCAGACAACAAGGCTGAGATCGTGACGATGACGAGCAACGTGTTGCACGCGTTGCTCGATGGCGATGACATCACCGCGATACGACGGCATCCGAAGCAGGAATATCGCCGCGTGAGCTGA
- a CDS encoding IS66 family transposase: MPINVTITAEELKALLAERDAARALREEQEALRGALRLMTAERDLAEERLRAYRRELFGAKSEARDSDQLGLFNEAEVLGANSAPAQEDTPETTVGAHKRKKRGHRKPLDPNLPREVVRHELPEAERFCTNDGQALVEIGAEISEQLDVIPEQLRVIQHQRVKYACPCCDLGIKVTPAPPRIIARGLLSEAALAWIATGKYQFGVPLYRQAGLLCRFGGDISSNTIAASMVRVGLATQPVINLMRDALLDAELIYCDETTFQVLKEKGRKPQTKSYLWAQMTNSGIPIRCFSYTPGRGAKLADKLFTGIRKGAVLMTDGYEPYNDIAQRYDLVHLGCWAHLRRYFIKAEENVPKAARSPDLLATRFITLIGKLFTAEARSKKWAAERRQRLRRRYSTRILDAIYALALAESPGVVPKSLLGKALTYLREQWPKLIRYVENGTWAISNNPCENAIRPFVVGRRSWLFSDTVAGANASANLYSLIETCKAGGIDPYRYLHWLFQRLPLARTVDDYDALLPWKMPADLR; encoded by the coding sequence ATGCCGATCAATGTCACGATCACCGCCGAGGAATTGAAGGCGTTGCTCGCCGAGCGCGATGCTGCTCGTGCATTGCGAGAAGAACAGGAGGCCTTACGCGGCGCCTTGCGGCTTATGACCGCAGAGCGCGATCTTGCTGAGGAGCGACTCCGAGCCTACCGTCGCGAACTGTTCGGCGCCAAGAGCGAGGCACGAGATTCTGATCAACTTGGCTTGTTCAACGAAGCCGAGGTGCTCGGCGCGAACAGCGCGCCTGCTCAAGAAGACACGCCGGAGACGACGGTTGGCGCGCACAAGCGCAAGAAGCGCGGTCACCGCAAGCCGCTTGATCCCAATCTACCGCGCGAGGTCGTGCGGCACGAACTGCCCGAAGCCGAACGCTTTTGCACGAACGATGGACAAGCGCTCGTCGAGATCGGCGCGGAGATCAGCGAGCAGCTCGATGTGATCCCCGAGCAGCTTCGAGTGATCCAACACCAGCGCGTTAAATATGCGTGTCCGTGCTGCGATCTCGGCATCAAGGTCACTCCAGCGCCGCCGCGCATCATCGCGCGCGGACTGTTGAGCGAAGCGGCGCTCGCATGGATCGCCACCGGCAAATATCAGTTCGGCGTGCCGCTCTATCGCCAGGCCGGTTTGCTGTGTCGCTTCGGCGGAGACATCTCGTCGAACACGATCGCCGCCAGCATGGTTCGCGTTGGCCTCGCGACCCAGCCCGTGATCAACCTCATGCGCGATGCGTTGCTTGATGCCGAACTGATCTACTGTGACGAGACGACGTTCCAGGTACTGAAAGAGAAAGGGCGCAAGCCGCAAACGAAGAGCTACCTCTGGGCGCAGATGACCAATTCAGGCATCCCCATCCGCTGCTTCAGCTATACGCCCGGACGCGGTGCCAAGCTGGCCGACAAGCTGTTCACGGGGATCCGCAAGGGCGCCGTTCTGATGACTGATGGCTACGAGCCCTACAACGACATCGCTCAACGCTACGACCTCGTGCACCTCGGGTGTTGGGCACACCTAAGACGGTACTTCATCAAAGCGGAGGAGAACGTGCCGAAAGCCGCGCGTTCGCCCGATCTGCTCGCGACACGCTTCATCACGCTGATCGGCAAGCTGTTCACTGCGGAGGCCCGCTCTAAGAAATGGGCAGCTGAGCGACGACAGCGACTGCGACGTCGATACAGCACGCGCATACTCGACGCCATCTACGCTTTAGCCCTCGCGGAGTCGCCCGGCGTCGTACCAAAAAGTTTGCTCGGAAAGGCACTGACCTATCTGCGCGAGCAGTGGCCGAAGCTGATCCGCTACGTCGAGAACGGCACTTGGGCCATCTCGAACAACCCTTGCGAGAATGCGATTCGCCCCTTCGTCGTCGGGCGCCGCTCATGGCTTTTTAGCGACACCGTAGCGGGGGCGAACGCAAGTGCAAACCTCTACAGCCTGATCGAAACCTGCAAAGCCGGGGGCATCGATCCCTATCGCTACCTTCACTGGTTGTTCCAACGTCTTCCTCTGGCGAGGACCGTTGACGACTACGACGCGCTGCTTCCTTGGAAGATGCCCGCAGATCTCCGCTGA
- a CDS encoding Cof-type HAD-IIB family hydrolase, with translation MYSVIATDLDGTLLNSDHQLDPFTAQTLRTLASRGVPIIIATGRHYRDVAGIRDLLGIDAYLITSNGARVHAPGDERIYSRDLAPSAVRRLVQPDVAGAHGRVIVNLFADDAWLIDRHAPELLVFHQDSGFKYEVMDLREHDGENIAKVLYIGEPADLKEVAANLESEFGDSLYVTYSLPDCLEVMTSDVSKGRALRSVLERLDIDPAHCVAFGDNMNDIDLLETAGHPFMMNNANPDLIARLPQVPRIGNNFEAGVAHQLRKLFGIRDELSSPR, from the coding sequence ATGTATTCGGTCATCGCCACTGATCTCGACGGTACGCTTCTCAACAGCGACCACCAGCTCGACCCGTTCACCGCGCAAACGCTGCGCACGCTCGCATCGCGCGGCGTGCCGATCATCATCGCGACGGGGCGGCATTATCGCGATGTCGCGGGCATTCGCGATCTGCTCGGCATCGACGCGTATCTCATCACGTCGAACGGCGCGCGCGTTCACGCACCCGGCGACGAGCGCATCTATTCCCGCGATCTCGCGCCGTCGGCGGTGCGCCGTCTCGTGCAGCCGGACGTCGCGGGCGCGCACGGGCGCGTGATCGTCAATCTGTTCGCCGACGACGCCTGGCTCATCGACCGCCACGCTCCCGAGCTGCTCGTCTTCCATCAGGACTCCGGTTTCAAATACGAAGTGATGGACCTGCGCGAACACGACGGCGAGAACATCGCGAAGGTGCTGTATATCGGCGAGCCCGCCGATCTGAAGGAAGTCGCCGCCAATCTGGAAAGCGAATTCGGCGATTCACTCTACGTCACCTACTCGCTGCCGGATTGCCTCGAAGTCATGACATCGGACGTTTCGAAGGGCCGCGCGCTGCGCTCCGTGCTGGAGCGGCTCGACATCGATCCGGCGCATTGCGTCGCTTTCGGCGACAACATGAACGACATCGACTTGCTGGAAACGGCCGGTCATCCCTTCATGATGAACAACGCGAATCCGGACCTCATCGCGCGTCTGCCGCAGGTGCCGCGCATCGGCAACAACTTCGAAGCCGGCGTCGCGCATCAATTGCGCAAGCTCTTCGGCATTCGCGACGAACTGTCGTCACCGCGATAA